Within the Sceloporus undulatus isolate JIND9_A2432 ecotype Alabama unplaced genomic scaffold, SceUnd_v1.1 scaffold_29, whole genome shotgun sequence genome, the region GTGTACTTTCTATTCCCTGTCTGGTATTTGTGTGAGCCTGGCCTTTGGGAGTAGCTGTAAAAATCTCTGTTGAGACTCTGTGGGACAAGGAGAGATGTCTGGTGAGAATTTGCTTATATTGGGCAATGTCTGGAGAGAAGAACTGGGAACAAAGGTGTAGTTGGTGAGACTGGTGGACTTGCTGCAAAAAGCCAAGCTGGCTTCTCGAATCCACAGACCAGTTCTAAACTTGGAGAACTCCACTGTGGGAGCAAGGTCAGAAGAGAATGAGTAGTGCCttcagactgttgttgttgtttgctttcaagctgtttccttttgatgggagagaagtggcttaaaatgaaagaaattataaataaatgtcatcAGGTTCCCAGCTGAAATACCTAGTGGAATTTTTCTACTTGGCACATTTGGTGGAAAACAGGCTTCAGTTCCCCATGTGGTGAAGTGAGCTGGGAGACCAAAGCACTCCAGGTGGtgcttccaggacctcctggaaGGTCCCTGCTATTTCTTGTTACTGATCGGTGATAGCAGGGAGACCCTTCCCTATACAAGAGTGGATAGGGGAATATGGATCCTTGGCAAGCCAGATCTGGGGCCTTGGTGAGCTGGCTTAGGCCAGCAAACTGGAGGTTCCCTCCCCTGAAGTACATAAACTGACTAGGTAAATAAGGAGGGGAGGATAGATGCTTTCATGTCATTGattgatttctttctccattcttgTACATGGCAGAAGCCGGAGTCAAACTATCACCTCTGAGACAAGTGTGGATGAAAGTGGGGTCTTTGAAGGCCTCAAGACAGAGCCATCTCCTCCTCAGCAGCTTTTCTCAGGACTGGGAGGCATCCCATCCGGAACGATCACAGCCACCCCTTTCCAATCCAGTTTGGTCTTGGGGTCGACGGCAGGAGGTGGGGAGGTGTTCATTCAGATGCCTGCTCCACGGGAGGAAGGGACCAGCCGTACGGAAGGAGGTCCTTACCACCACCGCCAGCAGCCCCAGCACTACCATCACAGTCACCAGCGAGGGTCCTCCCTGCTGCACATGGCCGGTGGTGACCGCCATGGACATACTGAGGAAGGCTTCGAGGAACAGCCTGGGACACCAGCCCCTGCCCTTTCAGAGCTAAAAGCTGTCATCTCTTGGTTGCAGAAGGGGCTTCCTTTCATCATGATTCTCTTGGCTAAAGTTTGTTTCCAGCACAAGCTTGGTAAGCCCCTTAATTTAAGAATGTAGGGGACCTTGAGGGATCGAAAGAAAGCCCCATCCAACCTTGCACATTGGCTCCAACCTCGTTCTGGCAGGGTTgttaccacaaaaaaaaaaaacacttgaagCCAACTGGAAAAAAAGGTATCCTATTCCTTTGCCGAAATTTAAGGTCATTCACATCTATAAAACATGTAGAAGGTGGTACTGTATGAAATGGTACAAAAACAGTAAGAAACATTTGCAGCAGAGAAAAAGTAGaagagataattttaaaaaaatattctgccaAGCAcgttaaatgtatttatttaatttatatcctgcctttctcccattacAGGATTTGAAGCAGCTCGCAAGTCAAAAGAGTAGcctatataaaagtttaaaatgcaGTCAAAAGAGTAGCccttataaaagtttaaaaaaacaacaacaaatgaacaatCAGATTAAAAGACATTAatgtaaaatagtttttaaaaggccattaaaatatcatcatcatgagaaaaatacaatacaaatgtaACAAACGGCCATTAAAAGCCTTTCTACAACAGAGAGTAAACACTCCCAAGGCTCGAGTGAACGGATAAGTCTTTTATGGTGCCTAGGTTTGGTGAAGTGCTATGTACATGGCTTACAAGTTTTTCTCTACTTGTTTCTAGGAATTGCTCTGTGTATTGGCATGGCCAGCACATTTGCATATGCAAACTCAACTCTCCGAGAACAAGTCTCCTTGAAGGTGAGTGAAGGGCCGGGATTCTTAAAGCCTGGCTCATGAATGGATAGGGCTCACGGAGATCTCAAGACCTTGGGGAGAAATGTAGGCAAAAAGGCGAAGAGGAGTTATTTTTCTATGACAGGATTAAAACCAAAAGGCAGGTCTTCCTAGAATTTGGAAAACCAGTAGTGTCAGGATTGACTGAGTATTGCTGctaatatttttgcattgtttatttAGACATTTAAACTTTAGTGTTGATTTTTGTATCAGTGGAAGAGAATAGGTTACTGTCCTGAGATGCTTAGAATCTGCAGTTTGAAACATGGAGGAAAGTAGAGGCAGGAGTAAACAGGGTCAGCAAATTAGATTTCTTTctaccttcctttttaaaaagcaagttacTAGTTCTTGTGACTACAAAGCTTTAAAGTCCCAGGATTCAtgtgttggttttcttttctttcgcaGGAAAAGAGGTCAGTGCTGGTGGTGTTCTGGATCCTGGTCTTCCTCGCTGGGAACACCCTATACTTGCTGTATACTTTCAGCTCCCAACAATTGTACAACAGGTGAACAAACAGTTTTTGTTCTAGAAGTGGGTGGTGGAACAGGCAACTCCTATCAGAAGAACTGAGAAGGGCTAAAGGAGGTTGAAATCTTGTGTGGAGGTGGCAGGTAGTGGTGGCTTCCTCTGCTGGAGAAAGGTCATTATGCTGTAAAAGGACCTGTTGGAGCACCGTTGGCCAATTTTGGGTTTTACTCcttacattttcatttccatCTTTTACTGGGAATGACCCATATTCACTTAGGAGCTATtctattttccttcagttccctgACTGACTTGTTTGTGGGTtcacttttgcttttttttttcattttcatcagtTGAGTGTTCAATCtctcatttttgcttttttgcctttgttttttgtttttaggatTTAATTTTATCCGTTGTGCTGTGCCCATTTTGTGAGTATTTTTATTTCCGTTCCTCAGTCCTTCTCTGTTTCAGCTTGATTACCCACTAACACAAACATGGACAAATATCCTACAAGGGCTTCATACTGTGCTATAGCCAACACATTCAAATTTGGTGGTTGGAAATAAGGCTTTTGGTAACAGCTCCCAACATACCAGCTGCCTTCCTAGCATCTGAAAGTGACAAAATATGGAGGACAGAGTATATGAACCTGATTTTGCCCAGGCTTGGATCTATCATGATAAGCATTTATGAAGACATCCCAGTATAGCTATTGGTTGTGTTCATTGTCATGATTAATCATGGTTTCTGTTAACCATGGTTTGTTGATTCAGCCATGAATTGTATGGCAGGCAGGCATAGTTTGTCTTCCTTGTTTCTGATTTGTTTCTCTCCAGATCCCTTTGTCAGCTTCTGTTTCAGagtcagcaaatgtggaggggggaCACAACTGCAGGTTCTGACATCATGACAACCTATGGTTCAACAAACCAGAGTTCATAAGCCATCAATATGCAATGAACTCAGAGTGTGGCTTGTAGCTGGTTAACAAACTGGCTTGTTAGTGGATTCATGTTGACATTCACAGCAAAtgaatagaatctttattatggtcatagaccaacacaCACAGTAAACAGGTTTCAACAGACCATACTGTCACTGTCATTAGGTGTCTGATTTATTTTATGAAACAAAGCACTTATAAAACTAGGTTATTTTTCCCTATgagggaaaaatggggaaaaaacatttctgACATTTTTTCATCCTCTTATCAGCAATTTTTCTTGTCTGGATTATTGGTTGTCACCTGCTTTGAACCCAGGTGCCCTGTTCCTAGGTGACATAGTGAACAGCTGTTGATACTTTGCACTACCAGACATTTATCAGTACTGTTTACCAATGGATACATAGATCCTGGGGTTAATCTTGAACAACTTTTCTCACAAGGATTATTGAGAGCCTATGGTTGTTCTTGTACTCCTTAGTTCATTTTTCACAGAGGGAGTTGCAAGGGGTTAGGCAATCATTATCTGGCTTCAATGTGCCAATTAATAATGTTCAATCATACTGTCTTGTATTCCTCAGCCTCATATTCCTGAAACCCAACCTGGAGAAGCTGGATTTCTTTGATCTGATGTGGATTGTGGGGATCTCCGACTTCGTACTCAAATACCTCACCATAGCCCTGAAGTGCTTCATTGTCGCCTTGCCAAAAATCATATTGGCTGTTAAATCAAAGGTAAAAGAGTTCATATTTCACTCTGGTGGTAATGAAATTCCCTTCTTTTAGGAAACATATGGGGTACCTGTGTTAGCCGTtcagcaaaatgcaacaaaatacacaaaaagtgatgcctttattggccaaataaaatgcacaaaatatatcatgcaaactttagaagctccactggcttcttcatcaggcaaaagatgttttaaaatcatacaggagagctcattggaggaataatgggatataaacataacaaataaaataagggaAGCCATAAGATAACTGTTTCACTGACTTTGGTGGAGTATGTGAAAGCTATCTCTGATAATAACCTGAGTTCTGATTCCAGTCTAGTCCTTAGTTGCTCCCATCTTTCATAGCGGCAGTCTGGTTCCCAGTGGCTTCCTAATTTTAAGTTTCCTTGTTCAGCTGAGAAGTAATTTCTGGCTAAAGCAGTGAATTATTGTTTACACAAACCATGGCTACATAGGTTCACATTTGCCAGTTAAATTTTGGGAACAcaaattttgtgttttgttgcttgtttgttctccttattttttctcctttccatttgtGCCAAAGCACTTTTGTGATGAAGACTGATGTAGAGTTTCTCTGTGTCTGATGTCCATATTTCACACCATGACCTTACTTTGTTTGATGGACCTTGGGATTCTGGTAAAAGTAGAGAAGACCATATAGTCAATAGCATCTTCCTGTTTCTGGAGCTAAATGAACCAACAGGCTTTACCACCATGTTTCTGCATTAAAATAAGCCATGGTGGTGTTTCTTGAAATCTGGCTTGCACACTATTATTATTCAGTCCAGGCAGAAATTTCAAGCCAGGAACAGAAGCAATTCTAAATGGAGTTTGTGCGGGTAGGTGTGGTTGGAAAGGTTTGTTCCCTTGTATGGGATGCTCAGAAGGCCTATTAATTTATCCCTGGCAGTAGTCCAAGGATTTTTCTCCCctctgatgataatgatgattattattttatttgaggAGATTAATGGGCCGGGTCACAGCATAATCCAGCTTCAGGgagaaaaaaccaacaacctgACACGTGAGTGATGCATAGTCAGCCCAAGAcaaattgtagagctggaagaggttCACAGCCTTTGCTTGCTTGTCTAAGAGCTATCCCAGGTTCTCATTAATCCTTGTCCAAGGGAAGAAAGAGACTGGGGTCTGTATTTGCAACCACACAAGGAGGCTGGTAAGATTGCATCTGTCAGGGGCCCCCTAATGGTTCTCTGTGCAGATGCCTCATTCTGAACAGCCTCTTCTTTATTGGAGCCCTGATCATCTTGAGCCATaatctttttcattattttttcaaattattgCCAGCTTGCAAACAAAACTGTTGGTAGAGGTTCCATGTGCTAACCTCTGGATAGtggtttaaaatagttttctctacTTGTGTATTTTGCACTGAATTTGACATGGTGGACATCTCAGCTTTCTGTACATAATGAAatccttttttggttttggttttaaagAGAACATTTTAGACCACAGCAGTGCTTAGAAATCTGAAAATTCACAAGCAGTGTTTAGTGGACTGCTGTGTACATGACAAGTTTCCTCCGTGGTAGTGCAGATCATCTGTTTCTAATGAAAAGGCTTATCCTCTACTGCTTTTGATTTTTGTGATGAGTTGAGTGCTGCTGGATCCAGCATTGTCTGCTGGATGCAGCATCACTACAATAAACTTTTATATTCAAGACTCACCACACGCAACACTCACCCTAGTGCAGTATCAaacttttggtcttccagatacttccaacatggccagtggtcatgaattctgggatttgaaggtCCAACCGTCTGGGTGACTTCAGACTACTGGGAGGTGTAGTCTAGTAATACCTGGAGAGTTGGGTGATTCCTACCCCTGTTGTAGTTGTAATCCAAATTCCTTCTGAGCTTCCCGGTGGGGATAGTTCCTACCTCCTTTCCAACTCCCGAGGGCTTGATGTGGGTTTTGTTCACTCCATGTTTTAAATGAGCCAAGCTTATCTCCTAGTATGTAATTTGGAGTTATCTTTCAGGT harbors:
- the LOC121917638 gene encoding RING finger and transmembrane domain-containing protein 2-like isoform X2, which codes for MLSVLCFKVLRKMQRRHSSITDSLPPERSRSQTITSETSVDESGVFEGLKTEPSPPQQLFSGLGGIPSGTITATPFQSSLVLGSTAGGGEVFIQMPAPREEGTSRTEGGPYHHRQQPQHYHHSHQRGSSLLHMAGGDRHGHTEEGFEEQPGTPAPALSELKAVISWLQKGLPFIMILLAKVCFQHKLGIALCIGMASTFAYANSTLREQVSLKEKRSVLVVFWILVFLAGNTLYLLYTFSSQQLYNSLIFLKPNLEKLDFFDLMWIVGISDFVLKYLTIALKCFIVALPKIILAVKSKGKFYLVIEELSQLFRSLVPIQLWYKYIMGDDPSGSYFLGGILLIMYSLCKSFDICGRVGSIRKALKFLCTPQHIFCEECLCLWFDREKTCPLCRSVAVETLRCWKDGTTSAHFQVY
- the LOC121917638 gene encoding RING finger and transmembrane domain-containing protein 2-like isoform X1; amino-acid sequence: MLSVLCFKVLRKMQRRHSSITDSLPPERSRSQTITSETSVDESGVFEGLKTEPSPPQQLFSGLGGIPSGTITATPFQSSLVLGSTAGGGEVFIQMPAPREEGTSRTEGGPYHHRQQPQHYHHSHQRGSSLLHMAGGDRHGHTEEGFEEQPGTPAPALSELKAVISWLQKGLPFIMILLAKVCFQHKLGIALCIGMASTFAYANSTLREQVSLKEKRSVLVVFWILVFLAGNTLYLLYTFSSQQLYNSLIFLKPNLEKLDFFDLMWIVGISDFVLKYLTIALKCFIVALPKIILAVKSKGKFYLVIEELSQLFRSLVPIQLWYKYIMGDDPSGSYFLGGILLIMYSLCKSFDICGRVGSIRKALKFLCTPQSYGVRATNQQCSEAGDICAICQAEFREPLILLCQHIFCEECLCLWFDREKTCPLCRSVAVETLRCWKDGTTSAHFQVY